Proteins encoded by one window of Amaranthus tricolor cultivar Red isolate AtriRed21 chromosome 4, ASM2621246v1, whole genome shotgun sequence:
- the LOC130810666 gene encoding uncharacterized protein LOC130810666 has translation MSCLPLRLRLVFASSSTLRLRLTVNLRLTEMSSNSSSPCSKKSKAKGRQPDLRELLFKRMKSQQTSNEGNESSPLSSPLSPPLSSPPSEDVNMEVGGSSSCDEPLDDEWVYDVELLPHDPGLRKNIMDYPPNERNPRDVEINKGGDAFVVGGFRAWSKPDRLEKHVGGIKSAHNIAYEKYVNLRDAKKTSIEFVFDNASEVQMNEYHIRLNASLTCLRFLLGQGLAFRGHDESEESYSRGNFLELLKWLGGKVEEIGKYTFQNAPKNCQLTSPKIQKDIITCCAKETTKRIIEEVGDGYFSILADESSDVSQKEQLALVLRFVNRENGSVVEHFLGILHVGDTTALSLKNAIMSLLMEHSLSPSMIRGQGYDGASNMRGEINGLKTLIMNDTPRAYYIHCFAHQLQLTLVAVAKKNVNCTWLFDVLANLLNVVGASCKRRDLIRKNQAQVVAQALEVGEIESGSGLNQERGLSRPGDTRWESHYKCLISIINLFPSIVKVLEEIGENGSPDDKLKAQMRDQGWDSLLDKVILFCTKHEIDVPSMDAQYVPQGRSRRFAKQATNLHHFRVAIFLEVIDLHLQEIDNRFNEKNMELLTCMASLSPRGNFSSFDKERILKLASLYPEEFSCFDLTALDLQLDVFLDSMQNDERFHDLQDINSLSMMLVKTRRHETFPLIHLLIKLMLILPVATTSVERVFSAMTFVKNKLRNSMEGLKLFLDFALVNTLDHSVIIDPKVAGHVDTTRSLHDFLRNEDISPDCVIGDTKFHSDDAMVEEEHHKHAANVRIRELGDEVF, from the exons ATGTCCTGCCTTCCTCTTCGTCTTCGCTTGGTCTTCGCTTCGTCTTCGACTCTTCGTCTTCGTCTGACTGTCAATCTTCGTCTGACG gaaaTGTCAAGTAATTCAAGTTCACCTTGTTCGAAAAAGTCAAAAGCAAAGGGAAGACAACCCGATCTTCgtgaattattgtttaaaagaatgaaatcccAACAAACATCTAACGAAGGCAATGAATCTTctcctttaagttcccctctaagtcctcctttaagttcccctccAAGTGAAGATGTTAATATGGAAGTAGGTGGTTCAAGTAGTTGTGATGAACCATTGGATGATGAATGGGTGTATGATGTTGAACTTCTTCCTCATGACCCGGGATTGAGGAAAAACATAATGGATTATCCCCCTAATGAAAGAAATCCG AGGGATGTTGAAATTAACAAGGGGGGTGATGCATTTGTTGTCGGAGGGTTTAGAGCGTGGAGTAAACCTGATAGGCTTGAGAAGCATGTTGGAGGAATTAAAAGTGCTCATAATATTGCTTATGAGAAATATGTGAATCTAAGAGATGCAAAGAAGACATCAATTGAATTTGTATTTGATAATGCGAGTGAGGTTCAAATGAATGAATATCATATTCGTTTAAATGCATCCTTAACTTGTTTGAGATTTCTTTTGGGCCAAGGTTTGGCATTCCGGGGACATGATGAAAGTGAGGAGTCATATAGTAGAGGTAACTTTCTTGAGCTTTTGAAGTGGTTGGGGGGGAAGGTTGAGGAAATAGGAAAATATACTTTCCAAAATGCACccaaaaattgtcaattaacatctcccaaaattcaaaaagacattATCACTTGTTGTGCAAAAGAGACTACTAAGCGCATAATAGAAGAGGTTGGTGATGGTTACTTTTCTATTTTGGCCGATGAATCAAGTGATGTGTCTCAAAAAGAACAACTAGCTCTTGTTTTGCGGTTTGTTAATAGAGAAAATGGATCGGTAGTGGAACACTTTTTAGGCATTCTACATGTGGGTGATACTACCGCTTTGTCTCTTAAAAATGCCATTATGTCCTTGCTTATGGAACATTCATTGAGTCCTTCCATGATAAGAGGTCAAGGGTATGATGGGGCAAGTAACATGAGGGGTGAAATCAATGGCCTCAAGACTTTGATTATGAATGATACTCCAAGAGCCTATTACATTCATTGTTTTGCTCATCAACTTCAACTAACTCTAGTTGCGGTTGCTAAAAAGAATGTTAATTGTACTTGGCTTTTTGACGTACTTGCAAACTTGTTAAATGTGGTCGGAGCTTCTTGTAAGAGAAGAGACCTTATTCGAAAAAACCAAGCTCAAGTAGTGGCTCAAGctttggaagtgggggaaattgAAAGTGGATCGGGTTTGAATCAAGAACGTGGTTTGAGTAGGCCGGGAGATACACGTTGGGAATCTCATTACAAGTGTCTAATAAGTATCATCAACTTGTTTCCTTCAATTGTTAAAGTGCTTGAGGAGATTGGAGAAAATGGCTCTCCGGATGATAAGCTCAAAGCTCAA atgaggGATCAAGGATGGGATAGTCTCTTAGACaaagtcattttattttgtactaaacacGAGATTGATGTTCCATCTATGGATGCTCAATATGTACCTCAAGGAAGATCAAGACGTTTTGCTAAACAAGCAACAAATCTACATCATTTTCGGGTTGCAATCTTTTTGGAAGTAATTGATTTGCATCTTCAAGAGATTGATAACCGTTTTAATGAGAAGAACATGGAGTTACTTACATGCATGGCTTCCCTGAGTCCTAGAGGTAACTTTTCATCTTTTGATAAAGAGAGGATACTTAAACTTGCTTCTTTATATCCCGAAGAGTTTTCATGTTTTGATTTAACGGCTCTTGATCTTCaacttgatgtcttcttggattcTATGCAAAATGATGAAAGATTTCATGATTTGCAAGATATCAATTCTCTTTCCATGATGCTTGTTAAAACAAGGAGACATGAGACTTTTCCTCTTATACATTTGCTAATCAAGttgatgttgattcttcctGTTGCTACGACAAGTGTAGAAAGAGTGTTTTCCGCAATGACGTTTGTCAAAAATAAGTTGAGAAATAGCATGG AGGGACTCAAGTTGTTCTTAGATTTTGCTTTAGTGAATACTTTGGATCATAGCGTAATAATTGATCCTAAGGTTGCAGGTCATGTTGATACTACAAGATCGTTACATGATTTTTTGAGGAATGAAGACATTAGTCCTGATTGTGTTATCGGAGATACTAAGTTTCATTCTGATGATGCAATGGTTGAGGAAGAACATCATAAACATGCTGCAAATGTAAGAATAAGAGAGTTAGGTGATGAAGTATTTTAG